Proteins encoded by one window of Cylindrospermum stagnale PCC 7417:
- a CDS encoding YidH family protein, with protein sequence MNLEKRHKHNRYIWVVRSSHWMQIVWKLIGDFLRILVKVTSLGIRVLSMQLKSKPIEETNKKKPGRQNPSRVRDHLANERTYLAWMRTAIALLGFGVVIVRLRAFQVPLIANPGNGWKLGLVFSLVGLLTVWLSTAHYFSVRRDIEEDTYEPTDRWILLFSIAIMILGAGVVYFVFTTPLNPLSPMIAE encoded by the coding sequence ATGAATCTTGAAAAAAGGCACAAGCATAACAGGTATATTTGGGTAGTGCGCTCATCGCACTGGATGCAAATCGTCTGGAAGCTAATTGGCGATTTTCTGAGAATTTTAGTTAAAGTAACGTCTTTGGGAATCAGGGTGTTATCAATGCAATTAAAGTCCAAACCCATAGAAGAAACAAATAAAAAGAAGCCTGGAAGGCAGAATCCGTCACGAGTTCGGGATCACTTGGCAAATGAGCGTACCTATCTCGCTTGGATGCGGACTGCGATCGCGCTTTTGGGTTTTGGTGTCGTCATCGTCCGGTTGCGTGCCTTCCAAGTACCCCTGATAGCCAATCCTGGTAACGGTTGGAAGTTAGGCTTAGTCTTCTCTCTGGTGGGTTTGCTCACGGTTTGGCTCTCTACAGCGCACTATTTTTCTGTCCGCCGCGATATTGAAGAAGATACTTATGAACCCACAGACCGCTGGATACTTCTGTTTAGTATAGCGATTATGATTCTCGGTGCTGGGGTAGTTTATTTTGTCTTTACCACCCCGTTAAACCCCTTGAGTCCGATGATAGCTGAATGA
- a CDS encoding RNA-guided endonuclease InsQ/TnpB family protein: MLVFEAKLEGTNEQYQSLNEAIRTARFVRNASLRYWMDNKGIGRYDLSKFCAVLAANHKFPWVSKLNSMARQASAERAWSAIARFFDNCQKNKRGKKGYPQFKKEQTHGSVEYKTCGWKLSVDRKYITFSDGFKAGTFKLWGTRDLHFYQLKQFKRVRVVRRADGYYCQFCIDHERVEKREPTGKTIGIDVGLNHFYTDSNGETVANPRHLRKSEKSLKRLQRRMSKTKKGSKNRIKFRNKLARKHLKVSRQRKDFAIKTARCVVRSNDLVAYEDLMVQNLIKNHHLAKSISDVSWSLFREWVEYFGKVFGVVTVAVPPNFTSQNCSNCGEIVKKSLSSRTHVCPHCGHTQDRDHNAARNILEKGLSTAGHVGTNASGDIDLCLGGETPPSKPSRGKRKPKERSLESPAISGKD; the protein is encoded by the coding sequence ATGCTGGTATTTGAGGCCAAACTTGAGGGAACCAACGAGCAGTATCAGTCGCTGAATGAAGCGATTAGAACCGCTCGTTTTGTTCGCAATGCCAGCCTTCGATACTGGATGGATAACAAAGGTATTGGTCGATACGACCTGAGTAAATTCTGTGCAGTGCTCGCTGCTAATCACAAGTTTCCTTGGGTATCCAAGTTGAACTCCATGGCCAGGCAAGCTTCTGCGGAAAGAGCTTGGTCTGCGATTGCTCGCTTCTTTGATAACTGTCAGAAAAACAAACGGGGTAAAAAGGGTTATCCACAATTCAAGAAAGAACAAACACACGGCTCTGTTGAGTACAAAACCTGTGGGTGGAAGCTTTCTGTTGACCGCAAATACATCACTTTCTCCGATGGATTTAAGGCAGGAACCTTCAAGCTTTGGGGAACTCGTGACCTACATTTTTACCAACTCAAACAGTTTAAGAGAGTGCGGGTTGTGCGTCGTGCTGATGGCTATTATTGCCAGTTTTGCATCGACCATGAACGAGTAGAAAAGCGAGAACCAACGGGAAAAACTATTGGTATTGATGTGGGATTAAACCACTTCTATACAGATAGTAATGGGGAAACTGTTGCCAACCCTAGACATCTTCGCAAAAGTGAGAAGTCTTTGAAGCGGTTGCAACGCCGAATGTCTAAAACTAAAAAGGGTTCTAAAAACAGAATTAAGTTTAGAAATAAACTTGCTCGTAAACACCTCAAAGTAAGTCGTCAGCGTAAAGACTTTGCTATTAAAACGGCAAGGTGCGTGGTAAGGTCTAACGACCTTGTGGCGTATGAGGATTTGATGGTGCAGAATTTGATCAAGAATCATCACTTGGCTAAGTCAATTAGTGATGTGTCATGGTCGCTGTTTCGTGAATGGGTTGAGTATTTCGGTAAGGTGTTTGGTGTAGTCACGGTTGCTGTACCTCCCAATTTCACTAGCCAAAATTGCTCTAATTGTGGTGAGATTGTCAAAAAATCTCTCTCGTCCAGAACTCATGTTTGCCCTCACTGTGGGCATACTCAAGACCGCGACCATAATGCAGCACGAAACATATTAGAAAAAGGATTGAGTACGGCAGGTCATGTCGGAACTAACGCCTCTGGAGATATCGACCTCTGCCTGGGTGGGGAAACTCCTCCAAGTAAGCCGAGTCGTGGAAAGAGGAAGCCCAAAGAGCGATCTTTGGAATCCCCCGCTATATCAGGAAAGGACTGA
- a CDS encoding pirin family protein: MSQQTTKTHLIHDRNNRGHAQIDWLDSYHTFSFSSFYDPNRMGFRSLRVINDDRIAPGAGFPTHGHRDMEILTYVLSGAVEHKDSLGTGSVIRPGDAQIMSAGTGIQHSEFNPSPTEPLHLLQIWILPDKQGITPRYEQKAFTPEEKRGKLRLIAAKDGRDGAVTIHQDVDLYASLLESGDVVNYHVPPHRYAWLQIAQGTANLNGEELRAGDGVQINGEEKLEISTNTSAEILLFDLG; the protein is encoded by the coding sequence ATGTCTCAACAAACTACAAAAACACACTTAATTCATGATAGAAATAATCGTGGTCATGCTCAGATAGACTGGCTCGATAGTTACCACACATTTTCCTTTAGCAGCTTTTATGATCCCAACCGCATGGGATTTCGCTCTCTGCGGGTGATTAACGACGATCGCATTGCTCCCGGTGCTGGATTTCCTACCCACGGACATCGAGACATGGAAATTCTCACTTATGTTTTATCAGGTGCAGTAGAGCATAAAGACAGTTTGGGTACAGGTTCAGTGATTCGTCCTGGGGATGCACAAATCATGAGTGCGGGTACTGGTATTCAGCATAGCGAATTTAACCCCTCACCAACAGAACCACTGCACTTGCTGCAAATCTGGATTCTTCCTGACAAGCAAGGAATCACACCAAGGTATGAACAAAAGGCTTTTACCCCAGAAGAAAAGCGGGGAAAACTCCGCTTAATCGCTGCTAAAGATGGACGTGATGGTGCTGTAACTATTCACCAAGATGTTGATTTATATGCATCTCTTTTAGAATCAGGTGATGTTGTTAATTATCACGTCCCACCTCATCGCTATGCTTGGTTACAAATAGCTCAAGGTACAGCAAACTTAAATGGTGAAGAACTCAGAGCCGGCGATGGGGTGCAAATCAACGGGGAAGAAAAACTAGAAATTAGCACCAATACCAGCGCGGAAATCTTGCTTTTTGATTTGGGTTGA
- the dps gene encoding DNA starvation/stationary phase protection protein Dps: MSDHKLSSRLFSTRIDIPTDVRVQVVSILNQTLAATLDLKTQTKQAHWNVKGTDFYQLHELFDELAGELEEYVDLVAERITALGGYALGTARIAASNSILPEFPFEAIDGKEHVTALADRFAPYAKHIRDAIAKTNDLGDADTADIYTEISRTIDKRLWFLEAHLQASPAKADNGAATTTKTQKTAAVR; encoded by the coding sequence ATGAGCGATCACAAACTTTCATCACGGTTGTTTTCCACCCGGATTGATATTCCCACCGATGTGCGAGTCCAAGTCGTGTCAATTCTTAACCAAACATTGGCAGCAACTTTGGATCTAAAAACTCAGACAAAGCAAGCACACTGGAATGTGAAAGGCACAGATTTCTATCAGTTGCACGAATTATTTGACGAACTTGCCGGTGAATTGGAAGAATACGTTGATTTGGTAGCCGAACGCATTACCGCCTTGGGTGGCTACGCTTTAGGAACAGCCCGCATCGCCGCTAGTAACTCGATTCTACCAGAATTTCCCTTTGAGGCTATAGATGGCAAAGAGCACGTCACAGCCTTAGCAGACCGTTTTGCACCCTATGCCAAACATATCAGAGATGCGATCGCCAAAACCAACGACTTAGGCGACGCTGACACCGCTGATATTTACACCGAAATTTCTCGCACCATAGACAAACGACTCTGGTTCCTAGAAGCTCATCTGCAAGCATCCCCAGCAAAGGCAGATAATGGCGCAGCCACTACTACTAAAACTCAAAAAACAGCCGCAGTGAGATAA
- a CDS encoding aldo/keto reductase: MRYKLLGKSGLRVSELSLGTMTFGEDRGWGASKDESQKIFDAFVEAGGNFLDTANCYTDGSSEKIVGELIAKDRERFVVATKYSFPLQINDRLGDPNSSGNHRKNLIQSLEGSLKRLNTDYIDLFWLHAWDFTTPIEEVMRSLDDLVRQGKIQYIGISNAPAWIVSQANTIAQYQGWTQFVALQIEYSLIERTPERDLLPMAKALDLAVTPWSPLGGGVLTGKYNQPIPVDEHQGRLANPALGTISERHLAIAQTVSQVAAEIGHTPSQVALAWLRAQSGVIVPIVGARKLSQFQDNLGYLDFTLSPEHLQRLNEVSQIDLGFPHDFLQKNAVRDHLFHGTFSTIDNHHL; the protein is encoded by the coding sequence ATGAGATACAAACTCTTGGGCAAAAGTGGGTTGAGAGTTTCTGAACTCTCTTTGGGAACCATGACCTTTGGTGAAGACCGGGGTTGGGGGGCATCCAAAGACGAAAGTCAGAAAATCTTTGATGCTTTTGTGGAAGCAGGGGGAAACTTTCTTGATACCGCCAACTGTTACACTGATGGTAGCAGTGAAAAAATTGTTGGTGAGTTGATTGCTAAAGACCGGGAACGGTTTGTAGTTGCAACTAAATATAGTTTTCCCTTACAGATTAATGATCGCCTTGGTGACCCTAACTCCAGCGGGAACCATCGCAAGAATTTGATCCAGTCGTTGGAAGGTAGTTTGAAACGGCTGAATACTGACTACATTGATTTATTTTGGCTGCACGCTTGGGATTTCACCACGCCGATTGAGGAAGTGATGCGATCGCTTGATGATCTCGTTCGCCAAGGTAAAATACAATATATCGGGATCTCGAACGCACCCGCTTGGATTGTTTCCCAAGCCAATACCATCGCCCAATATCAAGGGTGGACGCAGTTTGTCGCTCTGCAAATTGAGTATAGTTTGATTGAGCGGACACCAGAACGGGACTTGTTACCAATGGCTAAAGCTTTGGATTTAGCGGTAACGCCTTGGTCTCCCCTTGGTGGTGGAGTGCTCACAGGTAAGTATAATCAACCGATTCCCGTCGATGAACATCAGGGAAGATTGGCAAATCCGGCACTAGGAACTATTTCGGAACGACATTTAGCGATCGCTCAAACAGTTAGTCAAGTTGCTGCGGAAATTGGACACACACCTTCACAAGTCGCGCTGGCTTGGTTACGTGCTCAAAGCGGTGTGATTGTCCCGATTGTCGGCGCTAGGAAGCTCTCTCAGTTTCAAGATAACTTAGGTTATCTCGATTTCACCCTCTCGCCAGAACATCTGCAACGGTTGAATGAAGTCAGTCAAATTGATTTGGGTTTCCCCCATGACTTCTTACAAAAAAATGCCGTTCGCGATCACCTTTTTCATGGCACTTTCAGCACCATAGATAATCATCACCTCTAA
- a CDS encoding helix-turn-helix domain-containing protein, with the protein MPEEKIVTVDFDQEDACSAILPRSPLVSSYHAKWAGIRLDHHRQPSHETPEHYFHQHTIGISLDRGIKKAERVLNGLTQRESIAHGDVTVIPANTHHISRCESGGEFILLSLEPAFFNRIALETVDLQNIEITPHFFTPDPLIQQIGLALKSELESDDMGTRIYIESLANTLCIHLLKRYGADQKNIPQYTHGKGLSRLKLQQAMEYIHDNLDKDLSLAEISAVVSMSMYHFSRLFKQSTGFAPHQYVINCRIEKAKILLTRSEKTIDQIYQLVGFQNQSHFTNVFRKLMGTTPKVYREQVR; encoded by the coding sequence ATGCCAGAAGAAAAAATTGTCACTGTTGATTTTGATCAAGAAGATGCTTGTTCAGCCATTCTGCCGCGATCGCCCCTAGTTTCTAGTTACCATGCTAAATGGGCTGGTATTCGCTTAGATCATCATCGACAGCCTAGCCACGAAACACCCGAACACTACTTCCACCAACATACTATTGGCATCAGCCTCGACCGTGGTATTAAAAAGGCAGAGCGGGTGTTAAATGGACTTACTCAGCGTGAATCCATAGCCCATGGGGATGTGACAGTGATTCCGGCAAACACTCACCATATATCGCGTTGCGAGTCGGGGGGAGAATTTATCCTCCTCAGTTTAGAACCAGCTTTTTTCAATCGCATCGCTTTAGAAACAGTAGATTTACAAAATATTGAAATTACACCCCATTTTTTTACACCCGATCCTCTAATTCAGCAGATTGGACTGGCACTGAAATCAGAACTAGAATCTGATGACATGGGTACTCGCATTTACATTGAATCTCTGGCAAATACGCTTTGCATTCACCTGCTGAAACGCTATGGCGCAGATCAAAAAAATATTCCTCAATACACTCATGGTAAGGGTTTGTCTCGGCTAAAGTTGCAACAAGCCATGGAATATATTCATGATAACCTCGACAAAGATTTGTCCTTGGCAGAAATTTCTGCGGTGGTGAGCATGAGTATGTATCATTTTTCGCGCCTGTTTAAACAGTCAACGGGTTTTGCGCCTCATCAGTATGTGATCAATTGTCGAATTGAAAAAGCCAAAATTTTATTGACTCGCTCTGAAAAGACAATAGACCAAATCTATCAACTAGTGGGTTTTCAGAATCAGAGCCACTTTACAAATGTCTTTCGCAAATTGATGGGTACAACGCCTAAAGTCTACAGAGAACAGGTAAGATAG